Proteins from one Rosa chinensis cultivar Old Blush chromosome 7, RchiOBHm-V2, whole genome shotgun sequence genomic window:
- the LOC112180471 gene encoding probable LRR receptor-like serine/threonine-protein kinase At1g51880, with translation MIAMKRKFWVPVLLLAFHFFAASSQSTTGWLNIDCGSDTPRLDANTLLSWDTDSGLIKSGINKYVSEKQQLDEMNTVRSFLKGKQNRYKLKVYKKKVRYLIRAGFCYGNYDGLSSPPTFDLHLDGKKWTTVKTSMIGDPIYREAIYEARSDHISLCVVRVKDGGVPFISSIEVVPLEAPFPLYPKMQSSHTFNLESRVNLGGDEVIRYTGILSDEKYNRIWTRGVTPPNCDEVTTDSDSSTENEPPDEVISDSIESQNLTNPITLSVDISQTPIPQSAYIVLYFAEKTFLEAGDIRIIQIYIDDHMKSTVTLEFNKCKVITIYPVIPVGCWS, from the exons ATGATTGCTATGAAGAGAAAATTCTGGGTACCGGTGCTGCTCCTGGCGTTTCATTTTTTCGCCGCTTCTTCTCAGA GCACAACCGGATGGTTGAACATAGATTGTGGGAGTGACACCCCACGCTTGGACGCCAACACCTTACTCTCATGGGACACAGACAGTGGTTTAATCAAATCAGGCATCAACAAATATGTCTCAGAAAAGCAACAACTCGACGAGATGAACACCGTTCGGTCCTTCCTTAAGGGAAAACAAAATCGTTATAAATTGAAGGTCTACAAAAAAAAGGTGCGCTACTTGATTCGTGCAGGGTTCTGTTATGGCAACTACGATGGTCTCTCTAGTCCTCCAACGTTCGACCTTCATCTGGATGGCAAGAAATGGACAACCGTCAAAACTTCAATGATAGGAGACCCAATATATCGTGAAGCCATATATGAGGCCCGATCAGATCATATTAGCCTGTGCGTTGTCCGAGTTAAGGATGGAGGGGTGCCTTTTATTTCTTCAATAGAGGTTGTTCCATTGGAGGCTCCATTTCCTTTGTACCCTAAGATGCAAAGCAGTCACACTTTCAATCTAGAATCTAGAGTAAACTTGGGTGGGGATGAAGTAATAAG GTACACAGGAATCTTATCAGATGAAAAGTACAACCGGATATGGACTCGTGGAGTAACTCCACCAAACTGCGATGAAGTCACTACCGATTCGGATTCCTCCACAGAAAATGAGCCTCCTGATGAGGTGATCAGCGACTCCATAGAATCACAAAATCTCACTAATCCGATAACCTTGTCCGTTGATATCTCACAAACGCCGATTCCACAATCAGCTTACATTGTGCTCTATTTCGCCGAAAAGACATTCCTAGAAGCTGGAGACATCAGAATAATTCAAATCTACATCGACGACCATATGAAGTCCACAGTGACACTTGAGTTCAACAAATGCAAGGTGATCACCATATATCCTGTGATTCCTGTTGGCTGTTGGTCCTAG